Proteins found in one Triticum urartu cultivar G1812 chromosome 4, Tu2.1, whole genome shotgun sequence genomic segment:
- the LOC125550665 gene encoding uncharacterized protein LOC125550665 isoform X1 — protein sequence MASPVSKGSMVASNAASSHTLKRNSDDMGWEFATLINPLDLQRVKCKLCGKEMGGGVNRMKQHIGQVKGSVKSCNMATPDQQKRCKDAYEEPQKKKKLKEKHDEEVRAEVVIQVDDDKNEEELHAIGEGEARKSGPIDKYVMPIDPSIPLKKFQQNKNDAIDKEKAYRVGQYLARWMYKKNIPFNAVNDDDFKQFCEALGRFGSKWKPPSQYMLQEKMLLQEVERTKDLMQPHELERVETGCSIMTDAWTDKKRSIMNLCVHCKLGTAFLESKEASADAHTSLYIFNYVVECIDKIGAENVVQVVTDNASNNMGAKEMLKGKWPKIFWSSCATHTLNLMVEAVGKLKQFGPTITKAKQMTIFLYAHHKTLSLMRSFTKKETLLDRG from the exons ATGGCTTCACCGGTGAGCAAG GGGTCTATGGTTGCCTCTAACGCTGCAAGTTCTCATACTCTCAAAAGAAATTCAGATGACATGGGGTGGGAGTTTGCAACCTTGATCAATCCTTTAGATCTACAGCGAGTGAAGTGCAAGTTGTGTGGAAAGGAGATGGGTGGAGGCGTCAATAGGATGAAGCAACATATTGGGCAGGTAAAGGGGAGCGTGAAAAGTTGCAATATGGCCACACCGGATCAGCAGAAAAGGTGTAAGGATGCTTATGAGGAACCacaaaagaagaagaagctgAAAGAAAAACATGATGAAGAAGTACGTGCTGAGGTTGTCATTCAAGTTGATGATGACAAGAATGAGGAAGAGCTTCATGCAATTGGAGAAGGTGAAGCTCGCAAGTCAGGACCTATTGATAAATATGTGATGCCAATTGATCCTTCCATTCCATTGAAGAAGTTCCAACAGAACAAAAATGATGCAATTGATAAGGAGAAAGCTTACAGGGTAGGGCAATATTTGGCTAGATGGATGTACAAGAAAAATATTCCTTTCAATGCTGTCAATGATGATGACTTCAAGCAGTTTTGTGAAGCCCTTGGTCGGTTTGGTTCTAAATGGAAGCCACCTTCCCAATATATGCTCCAAGAGAAGATGTTGCTGCAAGAGGTGGAAAGAACAAAGGATTTGATGCAGCCACACGAGCTTGAGAGGGTGGAAACCGGGTGCTCTATCATGACCGATGCTTGGACCGACAAGAAAAGAAGTATAATGAATTTGTGCGTGCATTGCAAGTTAGGGACCGCCTTCCTTGAATCAAAGGAGGCGTCGGCGGATGCACACACAAGTCTATACATCTTCAATTATGTAGTTGAGTGCATTGATAAAATTG GTGCTGAAAATGTTGTGCAAGTGGTCACGGACAATGCTTCCAACAACATGGGAGCAAAGGAGATGCTCAAAGGAAAATGGCCAAAGATCTTTTGGAGCTCATGTGCAACTCACACCCTCAATTTGATGGTAGAAGCAGTTGGGAAGCTGAAGCAATTTGGCCCTACAATCACCAAAGCTAAGCAAATGACAATTTTTCTTTATGCACATCATAAAACATTGTCCTTGATGAGGTCTTTCACGAAAAAAGAGACATTGTTAGACCGGGGGTGA
- the LOC125550665 gene encoding uncharacterized protein LOC125550665 isoform X2 yields the protein MVCSDEWEACKHTKTVKGKAANATIMSRGFWKNVSLCIKVFEPLVKVLRLADGDGPSMASMYGELISAKREIKVAVENSEKDYLVITNAMNTKMSGRLDSPLHMAAYILNPKYSYADPSIFTDVEVVAALMEVMETFYHDDDMKKNKVFNIDFTKFKKKEGMFGKVAALKAMENNNFDAGDWWSTYGLQTPTLQHMAIRILNLTTSSSGCERNWSTFEMVDAKRRNKLDVARRDNLVYIQFNGRMIDKRNKLSSSSDVLLGEDASRAQDWICEDAYIDDEFDPTTGVPYNIIDEAMEESEPTELRRSARVRELHEVEEYVEDDDDDESDHGVDMEDDEIDYESDDDGVMATKDDDDDDDDEPPQP from the exons ATGGTTTGTAGTGATGAATGGGAAGCATGCAAGCACACAAAAACGGTGAAAGGCAAGGCGGCCAACGCCACAATAATGAGTAGGGGCTTTTGGAAAAATGTATCACTTTGCATCAAG GTTTTTGAGCCATTGGTGAAGGTGCTTCGGTTGGCTGATGGGGATGGTCCatctatggcctctatgtatggAGAACTAATAAGTGCAAAAAGGGAAATCAAGGTTGCTGTTGAAAATTCAGAAAAAGACTATTTGGTGATCACTAATGCCATGAATACCAAGATGAGTGGGAGGCTGGATTCTCCATTGCACATGGCAGCATACATCTTGAATCCCAAATATAGTTATGCTGACCCGAGCATCTTTACGGATGTGGAGGTAGTGGCTGCGCTTATGGAAGTCATGGAGACATTTTATCATGATGATGACATGAAGAAAAATAAGGTGTTTAACATTGACTTCACCAAGTTTAAAAAGAAAGAGGGTATGTTTGGGAAGGTggctgcattgaaagcaatggaGAATAACAATTTCGATGCCG GTGATTGGTGGTCAACTTATGGATTACAAACTCCCACATTGCAACACATGGCCATAAGGATACTCAACTTGACCACAAGTTCATCCGGATGTGAAAGAAATTGGAGCACTTTTGAAATG GTAGATGCAAAGAGGAGAAATAAACTAGATGTGGCCCGTAGAGACAATCTAGTTTATATCCAATTCAATGGAAGGATGATTGATAAAAGAAATAAGTTATCCTCTTCTAGTGATGTTCTTCTTGGTGAAGATGCGTCACGAGCACAAGATTGGATATGCGAAGATGCATACATTGATGATGAGTTTGATCCCACTACGGGGGTGCCATACAACATCATTGATGAAGCAATGGAGGAAAGCGAACCTACAGAGCTTCGTAGGAGTGCACGAGTTAGAGAACTCCATGAAGTTGAAGAATAcgttgaggatgatgatgatgatgaatcTGATCATGGGGTAGATATGGAGGATGATGAGATCGATTACGAGTCCGATGATGATGGGGTGATGGCAACcaaagatgatgatgatgatgatgatgatgagcccCCGCAGCCTTGA